Proteins encoded within one genomic window of Desulfuromonadaceae bacterium:
- a CDS encoding RnfABCDGE type electron transport complex subunit B: MLEAILSLGGVGFFAALALGFAARKFAVEVDAREAAILEVLPGANCGACGFPGCGGYARAVASGAVAPELCPPGGPETVARIARIIGVAAIAVDPQVAVVICQGDQQRATEKYRYLGISDCRAAQKLADGPKTCPGGCLGLGTCAAICPFGAITMTDQHLAVIDRDKCVGCRKCVEPCPRQVIKMTPRSVSVHVLCNSHDKGALVRQYCQVGCIACQLCKKVAPEAYVIEDFLARVDYRHAVKPTAGVEVAIEKCPTHCIRDDNPPPAPVPDEKPAPQAA; this comes from the coding sequence ATGCTTGAAGCGATTTTAAGTCTGGGTGGTGTCGGCTTTTTCGCGGCGCTTGCCCTGGGTTTTGCAGCGCGGAAATTTGCTGTCGAAGTCGATGCGCGTGAGGCCGCGATTCTTGAAGTACTGCCCGGCGCCAACTGCGGCGCCTGCGGTTTTCCCGGCTGTGGTGGTTACGCCAGGGCGGTTGCCTCCGGAGCTGTCGCCCCGGAGTTGTGCCCCCCCGGCGGGCCCGAGACGGTGGCCAGAATTGCCAGAATTATCGGCGTCGCGGCGATTGCGGTTGATCCGCAGGTGGCCGTGGTGATTTGTCAGGGGGATCAGCAGCGGGCGACCGAAAAATACCGTTACCTCGGTATCAGCGATTGCCGCGCCGCGCAGAAGCTTGCCGACGGGCCGAAGACCTGCCCCGGCGGCTGCCTGGGGCTGGGGACCTGCGCGGCGATCTGCCCCTTCGGGGCGATTACCATGACCGATCAGCACCTGGCGGTGATTGATCGCGACAAGTGCGTCGGTTGTCGTAAATGCGTTGAGCCCTGTCCGCGACAGGTGATCAAGATGACGCCCCGCTCAGTCTCCGTGCACGTGCTTTGCAACAGCCATGACAAAGGCGCGCTGGTGCGTCAGTATTGTCAGGTGGGGTGTATCGCTTGTCAGCTGTGTAAAAAAGTGGCACCGGAAGCTTACGTGATCGAAGATTTTCTGGCCCGTGTCGATTATCGCCATGCGGTCAAGCCGACCGCCGGTGTCGAAGTGGCCATTGAAAAGTGTCCGACCCATTGTATCCGCGATGACAATCCGCCGCCAGCCCCCGTGCCCGACGAGAAACCTGCTCCGCAGGCGGCCTGA
- the ettA gene encoding energy-dependent translational throttle protein EttA, translating to MADDKKIIYSMMRVSKSYDKKPVIKDISLSYFYGAKIGVLGLNGSGKSSLLRIMAGIDKEFNGEAVLSPGYSVGYLEQEPLLDCNKTVREVVEEGVQETVDLLKEFEDINAAFAEPDADMEKLCDRQAKVQDRLDALDAWELDSRLELAMDALRCPPGDAQVTILSGGEKRRVALCRLLLQKPDILLLDEPTNHLDAESVAWLEQHLQRYAGTIIAVTHDRYFLDNVAGWILELDRGEGIPWKGNYSSWLEQKQDRMRKEDKAESGRQKTLERELEWIRMSPKGRHAKSQARITAYEKLLEQDARQREKDLELFIPAGPRLGNVVIEADQVSKAFGDKLLVEGMNFSLPPGGLVGVIGPNGAGKSTLFKMIVGEEQADAGTFKIGDTVKLAYVDQSRALDPDKTIWEEISGGNDQLDFGGQLVNSRAYVGRFNFSGADQQRKVGVLSGGQRNRVHLAKMLKEGANVILLDEPTNDLDINTMRALEEALENFGGCAVVISHDRWFLDRIATHILAFEGDSKVVFFEGNWSAYEEDRKKRLGAEAERPHRIKYRQLTRQ from the coding sequence ATGGCGGACGACAAGAAAATCATTTATTCGATGATGCGGGTGAGCAAGAGCTACGACAAAAAACCGGTCATCAAGGACATCTCGCTCTCCTATTTTTACGGCGCGAAAATCGGCGTGCTGGGACTCAACGGCTCGGGCAAGAGTTCGCTGCTGCGTATCATGGCCGGGATTGACAAGGAATTCAACGGCGAAGCGGTGCTTTCCCCCGGTTACAGCGTCGGCTATCTGGAACAGGAACCACTGCTTGACTGTAACAAAACGGTGCGTGAAGTGGTCGAGGAAGGGGTGCAGGAAACGGTCGACCTGCTCAAGGAGTTTGAAGACATCAACGCCGCCTTCGCCGAGCCGGACGCGGATATGGAAAAGCTGTGCGACCGCCAGGCCAAAGTGCAGGACAGACTCGACGCACTTGACGCCTGGGAACTCGATTCCCGCCTGGAGCTGGCCATGGACGCCCTGCGCTGCCCCCCCGGCGACGCCCAGGTCACAATCCTCTCCGGGGGGGAGAAACGCCGCGTGGCGTTGTGTCGGCTGCTGTTGCAAAAACCGGACATTCTCCTCCTCGACGAACCGACCAATCACCTCGATGCCGAGTCGGTCGCCTGGCTCGAACAACACCTGCAACGCTACGCGGGGACGATCATCGCCGTGACTCACGACCGCTATTTTCTCGACAATGTCGCGGGGTGGATTCTGGAGCTTGATCGTGGCGAAGGGATCCCCTGGAAAGGAAACTATTCGAGCTGGCTGGAACAAAAGCAAGACCGGATGCGCAAAGAGGATAAAGCTGAAAGCGGTCGGCAGAAGACACTGGAACGTGAGCTGGAATGGATTCGCATGTCCCCGAAGGGGCGCCACGCCAAAAGTCAGGCGCGGATCACCGCCTACGAAAAGTTGCTGGAGCAGGACGCCCGCCAGCGGGAAAAAGATCTGGAGCTCTTCATCCCGGCGGGGCCGCGGCTCGGCAATGTCGTCATCGAAGCTGATCAGGTCAGCAAGGCCTTTGGCGACAAACTGCTGGTCGAGGGGATGAACTTTTCCCTGCCACCGGGCGGGCTGGTCGGGGTTATCGGCCCCAACGGCGCGGGGAAATCGACCCTCTTCAAAATGATCGTCGGCGAGGAGCAGGCGGATGCCGGCACCTTTAAAATTGGCGATACGGTCAAGCTGGCCTACGTTGACCAGAGCCGGGCGCTTGATCCCGACAAGACCATCTGGGAAGAGATCAGCGGCGGCAACGACCAGCTCGACTTCGGTGGCCAGCTGGTCAACTCACGCGCCTACGTCGGCCGTTTCAACTTCTCCGGAGCCGACCAGCAGCGCAAGGTCGGAGTCCTCTCCGGCGGACAGCGCAACCGCGTCCATCTGGCCAAGATGCTCAAGGAAGGAGCCAACGTCATCCTCCTTGATGAGCCGACCAACGACCTCGATATCAACACCATGCGGGCGCTCGAAGAAGCACTCGAAAATTTCGGCGGCTGCGCCGTCGTCATCAGCCACGACCGCTGGTTTCTTGACCGCATCGCCACCCACATTCTGGC
- the rsxC gene encoding electron transport complex subunit RsxC, with translation MKIKRFSGGLHPPEHKSTAARAIEQCSLPDELVIPLAQHIGAPAEPCVVIGDTVAKGQLIAQPRGFVSVPIHASSSGVVTAVEPRLHPMGRPLLAIVIKPDGRDAWPDGLEGGMNPLLVNPLTLPPSRLRDMVCNAGVVGLGGATFPTHVKLSPPGGKKIDTLILNGVECEPYLTADHRLMLEETGRVLAGIDILRRILGVERVCIGIEENKPDAIAVMRDACVRRDIEVIALKVMYPQGAEKQLILAVTGRQTPSGGLPMDVGVVVQNVGTAAAVADAIIHGRPLVERIATITGPALVEPKNLRIRIGTSLRHLVAECGGLREEVVKVIMGGPMMGQTQLSLDVPAIRGTSGLLLLGKNAVATRSEGPCIRCARCVSVCPARLLPTTISAYARRDMIAEAERFNALDCIECGCCAYSCPARIPLVQSIRQVKGAILAKRRLS, from the coding sequence ATGAAGATAAAACGTTTTTCGGGCGGGCTGCATCCGCCGGAACATAAATCGACTGCTGCCAGGGCGATTGAACAGTGTTCACTGCCGGACGAGCTGGTCATCCCGCTGGCGCAACATATCGGTGCCCCTGCCGAGCCGTGCGTGGTGATCGGTGACACGGTGGCCAAGGGGCAGCTCATCGCGCAGCCCCGCGGATTCGTTTCGGTGCCGATTCACGCGTCAAGTTCCGGGGTGGTGACGGCGGTCGAGCCGCGTCTGCACCCCATGGGACGTCCGTTGCTGGCGATTGTGATCAAACCGGATGGCCGTGACGCCTGGCCCGACGGTCTTGAGGGCGGGATGAATCCGTTGCTGGTCAATCCGTTAACGCTGCCGCCGAGTCGCTTGCGCGATATGGTATGCAATGCCGGAGTAGTCGGTCTGGGGGGAGCGACTTTTCCCACGCATGTTAAATTGTCGCCGCCGGGCGGGAAAAAAATCGACACCCTGATTCTCAACGGCGTTGAATGCGAACCGTACCTCACCGCTGATCACCGTCTGATGCTTGAGGAGACGGGCCGGGTTCTTGCCGGGATCGATATTCTGCGGCGGATTCTCGGGGTCGAACGGGTCTGTATCGGCATCGAGGAAAACAAGCCGGACGCGATTGCGGTGATGCGCGACGCCTGCGTGCGGCGCGACATTGAGGTGATTGCGCTCAAGGTGATGTATCCGCAGGGGGCGGAAAAGCAATTGATCCTTGCGGTAACCGGGCGTCAGACGCCTTCCGGCGGTTTGCCGATGGATGTCGGGGTGGTGGTACAGAATGTCGGCACTGCGGCGGCGGTGGCCGATGCCATTATTCACGGTCGCCCGCTGGTTGAGCGGATCGCGACGATTACTGGTCCGGCGCTGGTTGAACCGAAGAATCTGCGCATCCGCATCGGTACTTCGTTACGTCATCTGGTCGCCGAGTGTGGTGGACTGCGTGAAGAGGTGGTCAAGGTGATTATGGGAGGGCCGATGATGGGGCAGACCCAGTTGTCTCTTGATGTACCCGCCATCCGGGGGACCTCCGGGCTGTTGCTGCTCGGCAAAAATGCGGTAGCGACGCGGTCGGAAGGCCCCTGTATCCGTTGCGCACGCTGTGTAAGTGTCTGCCCGGCACGCTTGCTGCCGACGACGATCTCGGCCTACGCACGCCGCGACATGATTGCCGAGGCGGAACGGTTCAACGCCCTTGACTGCATCGAATGTGGCTGCTGTGCCTATAGTTGTCCTGCCCGCATCCCGCTGGTGCAGTCGATTCGTCAGGTCAAAGGGGCGATTCTGGCCAAACGGAGATTGTCCTGA
- a CDS encoding RnfABCDGE type electron transport complex subunit G, which yields MREILRLVCTLTLIACIAGAVLSLVEVATREPIAAQRRLVMLRALQAVLPAFDNQPDNDTVVLGRGRDKRGRELRQTFFRARNGGKLVGIACSVTAPDGYSGNIDIMVGITPDGTVQGIEILSHMETPGLGDKITQQPFKQQFHDKSLDNADWRVKKDGGAFDQITGATISPRAVVGAVRKALEFYHRNSAAITVPEPPETPPTGGGE from the coding sequence ATGAGAGAAATTCTCCGGCTGGTCTGCACCTTGACCCTGATTGCATGCATTGCCGGTGCCGTATTGTCGTTGGTCGAGGTGGCAACGCGCGAACCGATCGCGGCACAGCGGCGTCTGGTGATGTTGCGTGCGCTACAGGCGGTGTTACCCGCATTCGATAACCAACCTGATAACGACACCGTGGTCCTTGGCCGTGGTCGTGACAAGCGTGGACGGGAACTCAGGCAAACCTTCTTCCGCGCGCGCAACGGCGGCAAGCTGGTCGGCATCGCCTGCAGTGTAACCGCCCCCGATGGCTATAGCGGCAATATCGACATCATGGTCGGGATCACCCCGGACGGAACGGTTCAGGGCATCGAGATCCTCTCCCATATGGAAACTCCGGGATTGGGCGACAAGATCACCCAGCAACCGTTCAAACAGCAATTTCATGACAAGTCGCTCGACAATGCTGATTGGCGGGTGAAAAAGGACGGCGGGGCGTTTGATCAGATTACCGGTGCGACAATTTCCCCCCGGGCGGTCGTCGGTGCGGTGCGCAAGGCGCTGGAATTTTATCACCGGAACAGCGCCGCGATCACGGTGCCAGAACCACCGGAAACTCCGCCGACAGGAGGGGGAGAATGA
- the rsxA gene encoding electron transport complex subunit RsxA, with translation MTELVLILISAIFVNNFVLARFLGICPFMGVSKKVETAVGMGMAVAFVMTVATVVTWFLHYFILQPLGIEYLQTIVFILVIAALVQLVEMVIQKVSPVLYQSLGIFLPLITTNCAVLGLAVLNIQKEYTFLEGVFFAIGAAAGFTLAMVLFAGLRERIDLCPVPRSFRGTAIAMVTAGLLSLAFMGFAGMVKG, from the coding sequence ATGACAGAACTTGTGCTTATATTGATCAGCGCGATTTTCGTTAACAACTTTGTCCTTGCCCGTTTTCTCGGTATTTGCCCGTTCATGGGGGTGTCGAAGAAGGTTGAGACGGCGGTTGGCATGGGGATGGCGGTTGCTTTCGTCATGACTGTTGCGACGGTGGTGACCTGGTTTCTGCACTATTTTATTCTCCAGCCGCTCGGTATTGAATATTTGCAGACCATCGTTTTTATTCTGGTGATTGCCGCGCTGGTGCAGCTGGTCGAAATGGTGATTCAGAAAGTCAGTCCGGTCCTCTACCAGTCTCTTGGTATTTTCCTGCCGTTAATTACCACCAACTGTGCGGTGCTCGGCCTGGCCGTGTTGAATATTCAAAAAGAGTACACCTTTCTTGAAGGGGTTTTTTTTGCCATCGGCGCGGCGGCCGGGTTTACTTTGGCGATGGTTCTCTTTGCCGGACTGCGCGAGCGGATTGATCTGTGCCCGGTGCCGCGTAGCTTTCGGGGGACGGCGATTGCCATGGTGACCGCAGGGTTGCTGTCACTGGCGTTCATGGGGTTTGCCGGCATGGTGAAGGGATAA
- a CDS encoding EamA family transporter gives MSTLAFILILSSALMHALWNLLVKCSRDKTVFIWWMFIASGGMLNLLVWSLPAPFPPLTPQILVLSAGGGGCFVLYHLLTGRAYRDGDLSMTYPLAQTATAYVPMWGVLLLGEELSVVGLGGIFLILVGVYSVQLRRPSLDDALRPLRNLRNPTVQAALAAGFVYSIGAVFDKRGVLSYPPFYFTYLLVMAMLLFMSLNLLRSRYRGRVLAEWQCSRPLILLSGPVMMGSFLTFRYALTITPLSYAVPARQVSLLFGILLGVYFLGESFGRIRFIAGLLVLAGVFLLRLG, from the coding sequence ATGAGTACCCTGGCTTTCATTTTGATTCTGTCCTCCGCCCTGATGCACGCCCTCTGGAATCTGCTGGTCAAGTGCAGCCGTGACAAGACCGTTTTTATCTGGTGGATGTTTATCGCTTCCGGCGGCATGTTGAATCTTCTGGTTTGGAGCCTGCCTGCGCCGTTTCCGCCACTGACCCCGCAGATTCTCGTCCTGAGTGCCGGGGGGGGTGGTTGTTTTGTGCTTTATCATCTGCTTACCGGGCGGGCCTACCGTGATGGCGATCTGTCGATGACCTATCCGCTGGCCCAGACGGCGACCGCCTACGTGCCGATGTGGGGGGTGTTGCTGCTGGGTGAGGAGCTGTCCGTTGTTGGTCTTGGCGGGATCTTCCTGATTCTCGTCGGTGTCTACAGTGTTCAGTTGCGACGCCCGTCTCTCGATGATGCGCTGCGTCCATTGCGTAATCTGCGCAACCCCACGGTGCAAGCGGCGCTGGCCGCTGGTTTTGTCTACTCGATCGGTGCCGTTTTTGACAAGCGCGGGGTGCTTTCGTACCCCCCTTTTTATTTTACTTATCTGCTCGTGATGGCGATGCTCCTGTTTATGTCCCTCAATCTGCTGCGTTCGCGCTATCGGGGGCGTGTGCTGGCGGAGTGGCAGTGCAGTCGCCCGCTCATCCTCCTCTCCGGACCGGTGATGATGGGGTCTTTTCTGACCTTTCGCTATGCCCTGACGATCACCCCGCTCAGCTATGCCGTTCCGGCAAGGCAGGTCAGTTTGCTCTTCGGCATCCTGCTCGGTGTCTATTTTCTTGGCGAATCGTTCGGTCGTATTCGCTTTATCGCCGGTCTGCTGGTTTTGGCAGGGGTTTTTCTGCTGCGCCTGGGGTAA
- the ndhC gene encoding NADH-quinone oxidoreductase subunit A: MLESYLPILFLILVAIGFGVIVVVLSRLIGQKKPTAIKLAPYECGMPPVGSARERFSIKFYIIAMLFILFDIEAVFLYPWAVMFKRLGLFGFVEMGVFIAILLVGYIYVWKKGALEWE, from the coding sequence ATGCTTGAAAGTTACCTGCCGATACTCTTTCTGATCCTGGTCGCGATAGGCTTCGGGGTTATCGTCGTTGTTCTTTCACGACTGATTGGGCAGAAGAAGCCGACCGCCATCAAGCTGGCTCCGTACGAGTGCGGGATGCCACCGGTCGGAAGCGCACGTGAACGGTTTTCCATCAAGTTTTACATCATCGCCATGCTCTTCATTCTGTTCGATATTGAGGCGGTCTTTCTCTACCCCTGGGCGGTCATGTTCAAGCGGTTGGGTCTCTTCGGTTTCGTAGAGATGGGCGTCTTCATCGCGATTTTGCTGGTCGGTTATATTTACGTCTGGAAAAAAGGAGCACTGGAATGGGAATAG
- a CDS encoding NADH-quinone oxidoreductase subunit B: MGIEETLGNNVITTSLDKLVNWSRSRSLWPMTFGLACCAIEMMATGAARFDLDRFGILFRASPRQSDLIVIAGTVTKKMLPVIQTVYEQMPEPRYVIAMGACACSGGIFDTYSTVQGIDEGLPVDVYIPGCPPRPEGLLYGFMKLQEKIMAERNSFGAVIGIGDRIDGV, encoded by the coding sequence ATGGGAATAGAGGAGACTCTGGGCAACAACGTCATCACGACGTCGCTGGATAAGCTGGTCAACTGGTCGCGCTCTCGTTCGCTGTGGCCGATGACCTTCGGTCTGGCCTGTTGTGCCATCGAAATGATGGCCACCGGCGCCGCCCGTTTTGACCTTGACCGTTTTGGTATCCTGTTCCGCGCCTCGCCGCGGCAATCGGACCTGATTGTGATCGCCGGGACGGTTACCAAGAAGATGCTGCCGGTTATTCAGACGGTGTACGAGCAGATGCCGGAACCCCGTTATGTTATCGCGATGGGCGCCTGTGCCTGTTCGGGAGGAATTTTCGACACTTACAGTACAGTCCAGGGGATTGATGAGGGATTGCCGGTCGATGTTTATATCCCCGGTTGCCCGCCGCGCCCCGAGGGTTTGCTCTACGGCTTTATGAAGCTGCAAGAGAAGATCATGGCGGAACGGAATTCGTTCGGTGCGGTGATCGGTATTGGTGACCGGATCGACGGCGTCTAA
- a CDS encoding RnfABCDGE type electron transport complex subunit D, protein MTEQYYLSSSPHMHSGATTDKVMRDVIYALLPACLTAVWFFGLAALTTLLLCVASCLVAEAACLKLQGRAQTPLADGSAVLTGLLLALNLPAAAPWWLAVLGGGVAIVIGKQVYGGLGYNLFNPALVARVVLLISFPIQMTSWTAPLSSASGVDAVTMATPLGEWKTAVMLTGKLPAVQSADYLNYLTGNMAGCLGEVSAVAVLIGAAYLFWRRIITWHIPLTFVVTVAVLTGIFWLVDPTRYPDPLLHLLTGGLLLGAFFMATDMVTSPVSSTGMIIFGFGCGLITVLIRLFGGYPEGVSFAILLMNAATPLIDRYTPPRKFGAVGEGGR, encoded by the coding sequence ATGACAGAACAATACTATCTCTCCTCCTCGCCCCATATGCATTCCGGCGCAACTACCGACAAGGTGATGCGCGACGTGATTTACGCATTGCTCCCTGCCTGTCTGACGGCGGTGTGGTTTTTCGGGCTTGCCGCATTGACCACCTTGCTGCTGTGCGTTGCTTCCTGTCTGGTTGCCGAAGCGGCGTGTCTCAAATTGCAGGGGCGGGCGCAGACCCCCCTGGCTGACGGCAGTGCGGTGTTGACCGGTCTTTTGCTGGCGCTTAATCTGCCCGCCGCTGCACCCTGGTGGCTGGCAGTGCTCGGCGGCGGGGTGGCCATTGTTATCGGCAAGCAGGTTTACGGCGGTCTCGGGTACAACCTGTTCAACCCGGCATTGGTGGCGCGGGTGGTGCTGCTGATCTCTTTTCCGATCCAGATGACCAGCTGGACCGCTCCGCTGAGTTCGGCTTCGGGGGTGGACGCGGTGACCATGGCAACGCCCCTTGGCGAATGGAAAACCGCCGTGATGCTCACCGGTAAGCTGCCTGCTGTGCAGTCGGCAGACTATCTCAACTATCTGACCGGCAACATGGCCGGGTGTCTTGGCGAGGTTTCCGCCGTCGCCGTACTGATTGGCGCGGCTTATCTCTTCTGGCGGCGTATCATCACCTGGCATATCCCCCTGACTTTTGTTGTTACGGTGGCGGTGCTGACCGGCATCTTCTGGCTCGTCGATCCGACGCGTTATCCCGATCCGTTGCTGCATTTGTTGACCGGCGGCTTGCTGCTCGGTGCCTTTTTCATGGCAACCGACATGGTGACTTCGCCGGTATCCTCTACGGGGATGATCATCTTCGGGTTCGGCTGCGGGTTGATCACGGTCCTGATCCGACTCTTCGGTGGCTATCCGGAAGGTGTGTCGTTCGCGATTCTGCTGATGAATGCGGCGACGCCGTTGATTGATCGCTACACGCCACCGCGCAAGTTTGGTGCGGTCGGGGAGGGGGGGCGATGA
- a CDS encoding electron transport complex subunit E has protein sequence MSVLQEFSKGLWRENAVFKLLLGLCPTLAVTTSAENGLGMGLATTFVLLCSNSVVSLLRKVIPPQVRIPAFIVIIASFVTVVQLCMEAYLYSLYQALGIFIPLIVVNCLILGRAEAFASKNTFRRAFFDGLGMGTGFTLALFLLGAVREIFGSGTLLGVALFGEGYQPLLLMILPPGAFITLGLLLAAMNRFESRQK, from the coding sequence ATGAGTGTGCTGCAAGAGTTCAGCAAAGGGTTGTGGCGAGAAAATGCGGTATTCAAGCTGCTCCTCGGTCTGTGTCCGACTCTGGCGGTCACCACCAGTGCCGAGAATGGCCTCGGTATGGGGCTGGCGACGACATTTGTGTTGCTCTGCTCCAACAGCGTCGTTTCGCTGTTGCGCAAGGTGATCCCGCCGCAAGTCCGGATTCCGGCTTTCATTGTCATTATCGCGTCGTTTGTAACCGTCGTCCAGTTGTGTATGGAAGCCTATCTTTACAGCCTGTATCAGGCGCTGGGCATCTTTATTCCGCTGATCGTGGTCAATTGCCTGATCCTTGGCCGGGCAGAAGCCTTTGCGTCGAAAAACACCTTCCGTAGGGCTTTTTTTGACGGCCTCGGGATGGGCACAGGTTTTACTCTGGCCCTGTTTTTGCTTGGCGCAGTGCGAGAAATTTTTGGTTCCGGCACGTTGCTCGGTGTCGCCCTTTTCGGGGAGGGTTATCAGCCCCTGTTGTTAATGATCCTGCCACCTGGCGCTTTTATCACCCTGGGTCTGTTGCTGGCCGCGATGAATCGCTTTGAGTCACGACAAAAATAA